The Breoghania sp. genome has a segment encoding these proteins:
- a CDS encoding quinoprotein dehydrogenase-associated putative ABC transporter substrate-binding protein, translating into MTGETALRAISRVVHRSGIALLAIWLAGAVLGGFAPHAQAAETVNPDVVDRTTLRVCADPGNLPYSNDKGEGFENRIAEIIAEELDVPIAYTWFPQTIGFVRRTLGEKRCDLIIGVAATNELMQNTNPYYKSTYVMVYRADTDLTGSLGDPALQGKKIGVQPRTPVASLLARHGLMGHMKSYPLVVDTRLEKPARQMVADVSSGEIDVALGWGPLAGYWVREIDPTLRMVPVVPEAGTRLSFLMSMGIRYNEPDWKHTLNRILRKRKDDITAVLTAYNVPMLDRKGQLIEVAAQPRDKPASPAPREKPAAASIAEPDGYRMEAYRAPVPRTLTGARTVDAETLIDLIKTEDIALIDVFPAARKPEGRGNNQLWREPKRATIKGALWLANMGVGKLHEDEEAAFKAELSRLSEGGKRTLAFFCEPDCWMSWNAAKRAMSYGFDKVVWFPGGVSEWNDAGELLEETRPWRPSAQE; encoded by the coding sequence ATGACGGGCGAAACGGCCCTGCGCGCGATCAGCCGCGTGGTTCATCGTTCTGGCATCGCCCTGCTGGCCATCTGGCTGGCAGGCGCGGTGCTGGGCGGCTTTGCGCCTCATGCGCAGGCGGCGGAGACCGTGAACCCGGATGTGGTGGACCGCACGACACTGCGCGTGTGTGCGGATCCCGGCAACCTGCCCTATTCCAACGACAAGGGGGAGGGGTTCGAGAACAGGATCGCGGAGATCATCGCGGAGGAACTGGACGTTCCCATCGCCTATACATGGTTTCCGCAGACCATCGGCTTCGTGCGCCGCACGCTCGGCGAAAAGCGGTGCGATCTCATCATCGGGGTCGCGGCCACCAACGAACTGATGCAGAACACCAATCCCTATTACAAATCCACCTATGTGATGGTCTATCGCGCCGATACCGATCTCACCGGCTCGCTTGGCGATCCGGCACTCCAAGGCAAGAAGATCGGCGTCCAGCCGCGCACCCCTGTTGCCTCACTCCTTGCCCGGCACGGCCTGATGGGACACATGAAGTCCTATCCGCTGGTGGTCGATACCCGGCTGGAAAAACCCGCCCGACAGATGGTGGCCGACGTTTCCAGCGGCGAGATCGACGTGGCGCTCGGCTGGGGGCCGCTTGCGGGCTATTGGGTGCGGGAAATCGATCCGACCCTGAGGATGGTTCCCGTCGTGCCGGAGGCCGGAACACGGCTTTCGTTCCTCATGTCGATGGGCATCCGCTACAATGAGCCCGACTGGAAGCACACGCTCAACCGGATCCTGCGCAAGCGCAAGGACGATATCACGGCGGTGCTGACCGCCTATAACGTGCCAATGCTCGACCGCAAGGGGCAACTGATCGAGGTCGCGGCCCAGCCCAGGGACAAGCCCGCCTCCCCAGCCCCGAGGGAAAAGCCCGCCGCAGCCAGCATTGCGGAGCCGGACGGCTACCGCATGGAGGCCTACCGGGCGCCCGTCCCCCGCACGCTCACAGGCGCGCGCACGGTGGATGCCGAAACCCTAATCGACCTGATCAAGACCGAAGACATCGCGCTGATCGATGTTTTTCCGGCGGCCCGCAAGCCGGAAGGACGGGGCAACAACCAGCTTTGGCGCGAGCCCAAGCGGGCGACGATCAAGGGCGCGCTCTGGCTCGCCAATATGGGGGTTGGCAAGCTTCACGAGGACGAGGAGGCGGCGTTCAAGGCGGAGCTTTCCCGCCTGTCCGAGGGCGGCAAGCGCACGCTCGCCTTCTTCTGCGAGCCGGACTGCTGGATGTCGTGGAACGCCGCCAAGCGGGCCATGTCCTACGGGTTCGACAAGGTCGTCTGGTTTCCCGGCGGCGTGAGCGAATGGAACGATGCGGGCGAGCTGCTGGAGGAAACGCGGCCCTGGCGGCCATCCGCCCAGGAGTAG
- a CDS encoding c-type cytochrome produces the protein MTWLSALAACAVMAGNAMAQDASTDDWEQKPYIIKDGKVDYGVYNGFRRYHASCHVCHGPDGLGSSYAPALVESLKTMSYSDFLEVVVNGRQVVNASSDSVMPSFAEVPDVMFYIDHIYAYLKARSNDEVGRGRPKRLPAGEDPVFKEWKASQ, from the coding sequence GTGACGTGGCTTTCCGCCCTCGCGGCTTGCGCGGTCATGGCAGGCAACGCCATGGCACAGGATGCAAGCACGGATGACTGGGAGCAAAAGCCCTATATTATCAAGGACGGAAAGGTCGATTACGGGGTTTATAACGGGTTCCGCCGCTATCACGCTTCCTGCCACGTCTGTCACGGACCGGACGGTCTGGGATCCTCCTATGCGCCGGCGCTGGTGGAATCCCTGAAGACCATGTCCTATTCCGACTTTCTGGAAGTCGTCGTCAACGGACGCCAGGTGGTCAACGCCTCATCCGATTCCGTCATGCCCTCCTTCGCAGAGGTGCCGGACGTGATGTTCTATATCGATCACATCTACGCCTACCTGAAGGCCCGCTCCAATGACGAAGTGGGGCGCGGACGGCCCAAGCGCCTCCCCGCGGGCGAGGATCCCGTCTTCAAGGAGTGGAAGGCGAGCCAATGA
- a CDS encoding S-(hydroxymethyl)glutathione dehydrogenase/class III alcohol dehydrogenase produces MEVRAAVAVAAGKPLEVTTVNLEGPKVGEVLVEIKATGICHTDEFTLSGADPEGLFPAILGHEGAGVVVEVGPGVTSLKPGDHVIPLYTPECRECYSCTSQKTNLCTSIRATQGQGLMPDGSSRFSTLDGEPILHYMGTSTFANYTVLPEIALAKIREDAPFDKVCYIGCGVTTGIGAVVNTAKVEVGATAVVFGLGGIGLNVIQGLRLAGAGMIVGVDLNPAKKEMAERFGMTHFVNPTEVEGDLVPYLVNLTKRRGDLIGGADYTFDCTGNVKVMRDALECAHRGWGEAIIIGVAPAGAEISTRPFQLVTGRVWKGTAFGGARGRTDVPKIVDWYMDGKIEIDPMITHTMPLEDINKGFDLMHAGESIRSVVLY; encoded by the coding sequence ATGGAAGTTCGTGCAGCCGTGGCCGTTGCGGCCGGAAAGCCGTTGGAAGTAACGACGGTCAATCTTGAGGGGCCGAAGGTTGGCGAAGTCTTGGTCGAGATCAAGGCGACGGGCATCTGCCATACCGATGAATTCACCCTGTCGGGGGCGGACCCGGAAGGCCTGTTCCCGGCCATTCTGGGGCACGAGGGCGCGGGCGTCGTGGTCGAGGTCGGCCCGGGCGTCACCTCGCTGAAGCCCGGCGATCATGTGATTCCGCTCTACACGCCGGAATGCCGCGAGTGCTATTCCTGCACCAGCCAGAAGACCAACCTGTGTACCTCCATCCGCGCAACGCAGGGCCAGGGCCTGATGCCGGACGGATCCTCTCGCTTCTCCACGCTCGATGGCGAGCCGATCCTGCACTACATGGGCACCTCTACGTTTGCCAACTACACGGTCCTGCCGGAAATCGCGCTGGCGAAAATCCGTGAGGACGCGCCCTTCGACAAGGTCTGCTACATCGGCTGCGGCGTGACGACGGGCATCGGCGCGGTGGTGAACACCGCCAAGGTGGAAGTGGGCGCGACCGCGGTCGTCTTCGGCCTGGGCGGCATCGGCCTCAACGTTATTCAGGGTCTGCGCCTGGCCGGTGCGGGCATGATTGTCGGCGTCGATCTGAACCCGGCCAAGAAGGAAATGGCCGAGCGCTTCGGCATGACCCATTTCGTCAACCCGACCGAGGTTGAGGGCGATCTGGTTCCCTATCTGGTGAACCTCACCAAGCGCCGGGGGGATCTCATCGGCGGTGCGGATTACACCTTCGATTGCACGGGCAACGTGAAGGTGATGCGCGACGCGCTGGAATGCGCGCATCGCGGCTGGGGTGAGGCCATCATCATCGGCGTTGCTCCGGCGGGCGCGGAGATCTCCACCCGTCCGTTCCAGCTCGTCACCGGCCGCGTCTGGAAGGGCACGGCCTTTGGCGGCGCGCGCGGGCGCACCGATGTGCCGAAGATCGTCGACTGGTACATGGACGGCAAGATCGAGATCGATCCGATGATCACCCACACCATGCCGCTGGAAGACATCAACAAGGGCTTCGACCTGATGCATGCGGGCGAGTCCATCCGTTCGGTGGTGCTCTACTGA
- a CDS encoding quinoprotein relay system zinc metallohydrolase 2: MKPGAPRTDLREPTRRSALAAIAAAGGVMLTSPVAPFAASAKASPAPSFAEIAPGIFMRSGKQAEMDGENHGAIANIGFVVGQTSVAVIDTGATTRQGQALREAVQATGKPISHVIATHVHPDHCFGHGAFAEGFAAGTIANAGHHRLPRALAERGAYYLERLAAIAPEGSEARFIAPSMLVQETMTIDLGNRALRLTAWPAAHTDNDLTIHDLKTDTFWASDLVFNGRIPVLDGSLTGWLAALRTLVELAPASLVPGHGEVGPPGPMLQRQRAYLEALASGVREAIAQGLTIDETVTRLADLGRGDWLLFDGSHGRNIVTAYTELEWE; encoded by the coding sequence ATGAAACCGGGCGCGCCCAGAACGGACCTGCGCGAACCGACACGGCGCAGCGCATTGGCCGCCATTGCGGCGGCGGGCGGGGTGATGCTGACCTCGCCTGTTGCGCCCTTTGCCGCGAGCGCGAAGGCTTCCCCGGCCCCTTCATTCGCAGAAATCGCGCCGGGCATCTTCATGCGCTCCGGTAAGCAGGCGGAAATGGATGGCGAGAACCATGGCGCGATCGCCAATATCGGTTTCGTTGTCGGGCAGACAAGCGTCGCGGTGATCGATACCGGGGCCACCACCCGGCAGGGTCAAGCCCTGCGCGAAGCCGTGCAGGCGACCGGCAAACCGATCAGCCATGTCATCGCCACCCATGTGCATCCCGACCACTGCTTCGGCCACGGGGCCTTTGCGGAGGGCTTTGCGGCGGGTACCATCGCCAATGCGGGCCATCATCGCCTGCCGCGCGCGCTGGCGGAACGCGGTGCGTATTATCTGGAGCGGCTCGCTGCAATTGCGCCGGAAGGGAGCGAAGCCCGTTTCATCGCCCCGTCGATGCTGGTCCAGGAGACGATGACCATCGATCTGGGCAACCGCGCCTTGCGCCTGACCGCCTGGCCCGCCGCGCATACGGATAATGACCTGACGATCCATGACCTGAAGACCGACACATTCTGGGCTTCCGATCTGGTTTTCAATGGCCGCATTCCGGTGCTCGACGGCAGCCTGACAGGGTGGCTTGCCGCCCTCCGCACGCTTGTCGAACTGGCGCCTGCATCGCTGGTTCCGGGCCATGGGGAGGTCGGCCCGCCGGGGCCGATGCTGCAGCGTCAGCGCGCCTATCTGGAGGCCTTGGCAAGCGGTGTGCGAGAGGCCATCGCGCAGGGGCTCACAATCGATGAAACCGTGACCCGGCTGGCCGATCTGGGGCGCGGGGACTGGCTGCTTTTCGATGGATCGCATGGCCGCAATATCGTGACCGCCTATACCGAACTGGAGTGGGAATGA
- a CDS encoding ABC transporter permease encodes MTPSHAARAFIAILTREILRFVQQKERFLAALVRPLIWLIVFAAGFRATLGLSIIPPYQTYITYDVYVVPGLIGMIQLFNGMQSSLSMVYDREMGSMRVLLSTPLPRWFVLAARMMAATFVSIIQVYAFAGIALALGTDLPLPGLVAMLPVLVMTGLTLSAIGMFLSSWIRQLENFAGIMNFVIFPMFFISSALYPLWRVKESSLWLFHACAWNPFTYIVEAIRFALYGQVNTFALMVVAVTLAVFGAASVVGYTPARGGPAAGRAGAG; translated from the coding sequence TTGACCCCCTCCCATGCCGCCCGCGCCTTCATCGCCATCCTGACCCGCGAGATCCTGCGTTTCGTGCAGCAGAAGGAGCGCTTTCTGGCCGCCCTCGTGCGCCCGCTCATCTGGTTGATCGTCTTTGCGGCGGGTTTTCGCGCAACGCTGGGCCTCTCGATCATCCCGCCCTATCAGACCTACATCACCTATGACGTCTATGTGGTGCCGGGGCTGATCGGCATGATCCAGCTTTTCAACGGCATGCAGTCCTCGCTCTCCATGGTCTATGACCGGGAGATGGGCTCCATGCGGGTGCTGTTGTCCACGCCGCTGCCGCGCTGGTTCGTGCTGGCCGCCCGCATGATGGCAGCGACCTTCGTCTCCATCATTCAGGTCTATGCCTTTGCGGGCATCGCCCTGGCTCTCGGCACGGACCTGCCCCTGCCCGGCCTTGTCGCCATGCTGCCCGTCCTCGTCATGACGGGGCTGACGCTTTCGGCCATCGGCATGTTCCTGTCGTCCTGGATCCGCCAGCTTGAGAATTTCGCCGGCATCATGAATTTCGTGATCTTCCCGATGTTCTTCATTTCCAGCGCGCTTTACCCGCTGTGGCGGGTAAAGGAATCGAGCCTCTGGCTCTTCCACGCCTGCGCGTGGAACCCCTTCACCTACATCGTGGAAGCCATCCGCTTCGCGCTCTACGGACAGGTAAACACCTTCGCGCTGATGGTGGTGGCGGTAACGCTGGCGGTGTTCGGGGCTGCCTCGGTGGTGGGATATACCCCCGCGCGGGGTGGGCCGGCTGCGGGACGGGCGGGGGCTGGGTGA
- a CDS encoding DUF3280 domain-containing protein: MRCIRVPAVACGIALLILSALLPAPALAGKAKVAVLPFVLRDTSMEHLPARMKEAERARLAMITAELSDLLLARGMTPIDLAGHGGEIDALQPPWICPPCGARLAGELGADIAITGFVHKVSTLIQSITIIVYDVHTQEMLGNASVSIRGDTDEAWRRGVSFIAQRRRWGPRVEAALED; this comes from the coding sequence GTGAGATGCATCCGCGTACCAGCAGTGGCTTGCGGCATCGCGCTGCTGATCCTTTCCGCGCTCCTTCCCGCACCCGCCCTCGCCGGGAAGGCGAAGGTTGCAGTGCTGCCCTTCGTTCTTCGCGATACCTCGATGGAACATCTGCCCGCCCGCATGAAGGAAGCGGAACGCGCGCGGCTTGCCATGATCACAGCGGAGCTTTCCGATCTTCTCCTGGCGCGTGGGATGACACCGATCGACCTTGCGGGGCATGGCGGGGAAATCGACGCGCTTCAGCCACCCTGGATCTGCCCGCCCTGCGGCGCGCGTCTTGCGGGTGAGCTTGGGGCGGACATCGCGATCACCGGCTTCGTGCACAAGGTCTCCACGCTCATCCAGTCGATCACGATCATCGTCTACGACGTCCACACACAGGAGATGCTCGGAAACGCCTCCGTTTCCATTCGCGGCGACACCGACGAGGCGTGGCGGCGCGGGGTTTCCTTCATCGCGCAGCGGCGGCGGTGGGGACCGCGCGTGGAAGCCGCGCTTGAGGATTAG
- the fghA gene encoding S-formylglutathione hydrolase, producing MSVFEELSKTTCFGGRQLTLSHDSTSTGTPMRLSVFLPPAAENGPVPCVFWLSGLTCTEENFTVKAGAQRMASELGLMVVAPDTSPRGEGVANDEAYDLGQGAGFYVDATQSPWAPHFKMYSYVTEELPALIREAFPVREGGFGVMGHSMGGHGALTVALRNPDLFKSVSAFSPIVAPTQVPWGQKAFTAYLGEDREAWKAHDACELVRTRGFPTQILVDQGDADGFLEEQLQTSRLVDACKEAGQSAKIRMQPGYDHSYFFIATFIDDHLRHHARILG from the coding sequence ATGTCCGTCTTTGAGGAACTGTCGAAAACGACCTGTTTCGGCGGCCGTCAGCTGACCCTTTCCCATGACAGCACCTCCACCGGCACGCCGATGCGGCTGTCGGTCTTCCTGCCGCCTGCGGCGGAAAACGGGCCTGTGCCTTGTGTCTTCTGGCTGTCGGGTCTCACCTGCACCGAAGAGAATTTCACCGTCAAGGCGGGCGCGCAGCGCATGGCTTCCGAGCTTGGCCTGATGGTCGTCGCCCCCGACACCAGCCCGCGCGGCGAAGGCGTGGCCAATGACGAGGCCTACGATCTGGGCCAGGGCGCGGGTTTCTATGTGGATGCGACGCAGAGCCCCTGGGCCCCGCATTTCAAGATGTATTCCTATGTCACCGAAGAACTGCCCGCTCTCATCCGCGAGGCGTTCCCGGTGCGCGAAGGCGGCTTCGGCGTGATGGGCCATTCCATGGGCGGCCACGGCGCGCTCACAGTGGCGCTGCGCAATCCGGATCTCTTCAAGTCCGTCTCGGCCTTCTCGCCCATCGTCGCACCGACGCAGGTGCCGTGGGGCCAGAAGGCGTTCACCGCCTATCTGGGCGAGGACCGGGAGGCCTGGAAGGCGCATGATGCCTGCGAACTGGTGCGCACACGCGGGTTCCCGACGCAGATTTTGGTCGATCAGGGCGATGCGGACGGTTTTCTGGAAGAACAGCTCCAGACCTCGCGTCTGGTCGATGCCTGCAAGGAGGCGGGTCAGTCCGCCAAGATCCGCATGCAGCCGGGCTACGACCACTCCTATTTCTTCATCGCCACCTTCATCGACGACCACCTGAGGCATCACGCAAGGATCTTGGGGTGA
- a CDS encoding quinoprotein dehydrogenase-associated SoxYZ-like carrier, which yields MMRIFAESRSRLSLWPGLVLSCSLLLAGFLAAPDAQADESAWPDIRDSVFGDREIADAAGVVALETPYRAHDAAVVPIKITALIPQDAERSITKITLIVDENPAPVVGTFRFFPQNGIASLSTRVRVNAYTNIRAIAETSDGKLFMAANYVKAAGGCSAPAGKDHKLAMSRLGQMRFRQIGEWRAGEPSEAQVMVSHPNYSGMQTDQLTQLWIPADYVRTIELSLNGKPVLAFDGDISMSENPSLRFFLKPEEGATLTARVTDTEERSFTESWTIKLEPGS from the coding sequence ATGATGCGCATATTTGCCGAAAGTCGATCCCGGCTCTCTCTCTGGCCGGGCCTTGTCCTCAGTTGCAGCCTGTTGCTTGCGGGTTTCCTCGCCGCGCCCGATGCACAAGCTGACGAAAGCGCATGGCCCGATATCCGCGACAGCGTTTTCGGCGATCGCGAAATCGCCGATGCGGCGGGCGTCGTCGCGCTTGAAACACCCTACCGTGCCCATGATGCGGCGGTGGTTCCGATAAAAATCACCGCGCTCATCCCGCAGGACGCGGAACGTTCGATCACGAAGATCACGCTGATCGTCGACGAGAACCCGGCCCCGGTCGTGGGCACCTTCCGCTTCTTTCCGCAAAACGGCATCGCCAGCCTTTCCACCCGCGTTCGCGTCAACGCCTATACAAATATCCGCGCCATCGCGGAGACGAGCGATGGCAAGCTCTTCATGGCGGCGAATTACGTGAAAGCGGCGGGCGGCTGTTCGGCGCCGGCAGGAAAGGACCATAAGCTTGCCATGTCGCGGCTGGGCCAAATGCGGTTCCGCCAGATCGGCGAATGGCGCGCGGGCGAGCCGTCCGAAGCGCAGGTGATGGTGAGCCATCCGAACTATTCCGGCATGCAGACCGATCAGCTGACCCAGCTCTGGATCCCGGCGGACTATGTGCGCACCATCGAGCTTTCGCTCAACGGCAAGCCGGTCCTTGCCTTCGATGGCGACATTTCCATGAGCGAGAACCCGAGCCTGCGGTTCTTCCTGAAGCCGGAAGAGGGGGCAACGCTGACAGCCCGGGTGACGGATACCGAGGAACGCAGCTTCACCGAAAGCTGGACGATCAAGCTGGAGCCGGGCTCGTGA
- a CDS encoding methanol/ethanol family PQQ-dependent dehydrogenase, with protein sequence MQRFTFLAAASLAAVTISSFAHANDELIEMQKNPKDWVMQLGDYSSTRYSSLDQINKDNVGNLQVAWTFSTGVLRGHEGGPLVIGDVMYVHTPFPNKVFALDLNDSGRIIWKYEPKQDPNVIPVMCCDTVNRGVAYGNGMIFLHQADAKLVALDAKTGEEKWTAQNGDASKGETGTSAPMVAGDKVLVGISGGEFGIQGHMTAYNMSDGTIAWRAYTSGPDDKIMMDPEKTTHLGKPVGKDSSLKTWEGDQWKLGGGATWGWLSYDPELNLVYYGSGNPGTWNPVQRPGDNRWSMTIFARDLDTGMAKWVYQMTPHDEWDYDGVNEMMLVDMEVDGKMRKTLVHPDRNGFAYTLDRVTGELLVAKKFDPAVNWATEVVMDPNSDQYGRPQVVSQYSTDQNGADVNTEGVCPAALGTKDQQPSAYSPKTGLFYVPTNHVCMDYEPFEVSYTAGQPYVGATLSMFPAPNSHGGLGNFIAWDAAKGEIAWSNPEPFSVWSGALATAGDVVFYGTLEGYLKAVDAKTGKELYRFKTASGIIGNVNTYEHNGKQYVGVFSGIGGWAGIGLAAGLTEGSEGLGAVGAYRSLSSYTNLGGQLTVFALPD encoded by the coding sequence ATGCAAAGGTTCACCTTCCTGGCGGCCGCAAGTCTGGCCGCCGTGACAATCTCATCGTTCGCGCATGCCAACGATGAACTGATTGAAATGCAGAAGAACCCGAAGGACTGGGTGATGCAGCTGGGCGACTATTCCAGCACCCGCTACAGCTCTCTCGATCAGATCAACAAGGACAATGTCGGCAATCTTCAGGTTGCCTGGACATTCTCGACCGGCGTTCTGCGCGGCCACGAGGGCGGCCCGCTTGTGATCGGCGACGTGATGTATGTCCACACACCGTTCCCGAACAAGGTTTTCGCGCTCGATCTCAATGACAGCGGCCGGATCATCTGGAAATACGAGCCCAAGCAGGATCCGAATGTCATTCCTGTGATGTGCTGCGACACGGTCAACCGTGGCGTCGCCTATGGCAACGGCATGATCTTCCTGCATCAGGCCGATGCAAAGCTGGTGGCGCTCGACGCCAAGACCGGTGAGGAAAAGTGGACCGCCCAGAACGGCGACGCCTCCAAGGGCGAAACCGGCACTTCGGCGCCGATGGTGGCGGGCGACAAGGTTCTCGTCGGCATTTCCGGTGGCGAATTCGGCATTCAGGGCCACATGACCGCCTACAACATGTCGGACGGGACCATAGCCTGGCGCGCCTATACGAGCGGGCCGGACGACAAGATCATGATGGACCCGGAGAAGACCACCCATCTGGGCAAGCCGGTGGGCAAGGATTCCAGCCTGAAAACATGGGAAGGCGACCAGTGGAAGCTGGGTGGCGGCGCCACCTGGGGCTGGCTGTCCTATGATCCGGAACTGAACCTCGTCTATTACGGCTCCGGCAACCCCGGCACCTGGAACCCGGTCCAGCGTCCCGGCGACAACCGCTGGTCGATGACCATCTTCGCCCGCGATCTCGATACCGGCATGGCCAAGTGGGTCTACCAGATGACCCCGCATGACGAGTGGGACTATGACGGCGTCAACGAGATGATGCTCGTCGACATGGAAGTCGACGGCAAGATGCGCAAGACGCTGGTCCATCCCGACCGCAACGGCTTCGCCTACACGCTTGACCGCGTGACCGGCGAGTTGCTGGTGGCCAAGAAGTTCGATCCGGCCGTCAACTGGGCGACCGAGGTCGTGATGGATCCCAACAGCGACCAGTATGGCCGCCCGCAGGTGGTGTCTCAGTACTCCACCGACCAGAACGGCGCCGACGTGAACACCGAGGGCGTGTGCCCGGCGGCGCTTGGCACGAAGGATCAGCAGCCTTCCGCCTATTCGCCCAAGACCGGCCTGTTCTATGTGCCGACCAATCACGTCTGCATGGACTACGAGCCCTTTGAAGTCTCCTACACGGCCGGTCAGCCCTATGTGGGCGCGACGCTGTCCATGTTCCCCGCGCCCAACAGCCATGGCGGCCTCGGCAACTTCATTGCCTGGGATGCGGCCAAGGGCGAGATCGCCTGGTCCAACCCGGAACCCTTCTCGGTGTGGTCCGGTGCGCTGGCGACCGCAGGAGACGTGGTCTTCTACGGCACGCTGGAGGGCTACCTGAAGGCGGTCGACGCCAAGACGGGCAAGGAGCTTTACCGCTTCAAGACCGCGTCCGGCATCATCGGCAACGTCAACACCTACGAACATAACGGCAAGCAGTATGTCGGCGTGTTCTCCGGTATCGGCGGCTGGGCGGGCATCGGCCTTGCGGCAGGCCTGACGGAAGGCTCCGAGGGCCTTGGGGCCGTGGGCGCCTATCGCTCGCTGTCGAGCTACACCAATCTCGGCGGTCAGCTGACGGTGTTCGCTCTTCCCGACTGA
- a CDS encoding ATP-binding cassette domain-containing protein produces MDDFAMRAPLAIEGVSYAYGAKRALDDVSLTLAPARVTALLGPNGAGKTTLFALITGLFDSRAGHIRIDGHALKRDRSRALSGLGIVFQAQTLDLDLTVERNLRYFAALRGLSRRQAGDRIAALLDQVGLTDQRRAKVRALSGGQRRRVEVARALLDRPRLLLLDEPSTGLDIATRRWLVNEVHRLAREDGIAVLWATHLVDEVLPEDDLIVLEKGRIVARGEVGQVVRNAGADGLDDAFTRLTSMREEERL; encoded by the coding sequence ATGGACGATTTCGCGATGCGCGCGCCGCTCGCCATCGAGGGGGTGAGCTATGCCTATGGCGCGAAACGCGCGCTCGATGATGTGAGCCTGACACTCGCACCGGCCCGCGTCACCGCGCTGTTGGGGCCGAACGGGGCGGGCAAGACCACGCTGTTCGCGCTGATCACCGGGCTTTTCGACAGCCGAGCGGGCCATATCCGCATTGACGGACACGCGTTGAAACGCGACCGCTCCAGGGCGCTTTCCGGCCTCGGCATCGTCTTTCAGGCTCAGACACTGGATCTTGACCTGACAGTGGAGCGCAACCTTCGCTATTTCGCAGCGCTTCGGGGCTTAAGCAGGCGGCAGGCCGGGGACCGTATCGCCGCGCTGCTCGATCAGGTGGGGCTGACAGATCAACGCCGCGCCAAGGTGCGCGCGCTTTCCGGCGGGCAGAGGCGACGGGTGGAGGTGGCGCGGGCCCTCCTCGACCGACCGCGCCTCCTGCTTCTCGATGAACCCTCCACCGGCCTCGACATCGCCACCCGGCGCTGGCTGGTCAACGAGGTTCACCGGCTCGCCCGCGAAGACGGGATCGCCGTTCTCTGGGCCACCCATCTGGTGGACGAGGTTCTGCCGGAGGACGACCTGATCGTTCTGGAAAAGGGCCGCATCGTTGCGCGCGGCGAGGTCGGCCAGGTGGTTCGCAATGCGGGGGCGGATGGGCTTGATGACGCCTTCACCCGGCTCACATCGATGCGTGAGGAGGAACGCCTTTGA